The following proteins come from a genomic window of Micromonospora zamorensis:
- a CDS encoding UBP-type zinc finger domain-containing protein: MSCQHLTEAGAAEARTPDECEDCVAIGETYWVHLRTCLSCGQVGCCDSSPNQHASKHFASTGHPVIRSAQPGEAWRWCFVDEEIG, encoded by the coding sequence GTGAGCTGTCAGCACCTGACCGAGGCGGGTGCCGCCGAGGCGCGCACCCCCGACGAGTGCGAGGACTGCGTCGCCATCGGCGAGACCTACTGGGTGCACCTGCGCACCTGTCTGAGCTGCGGGCAGGTCGGCTGCTGCGACTCGTCGCCGAACCAGCACGCGAGCAAGCACTTCGCGTCCACCGGCCACCCGGTGATCCGCTCGGCGCAGCCGGGCGAGGCCTGGCGATGGTGCTTCGTCGACGAGGAGATCGGCTGA
- a CDS encoding MFS transporter produces MGITAEVRGRWRSLSPLPPPGRLRTLSLATLANTVGTGLWVTGAALFLTRAVGLTPTEVGLGLTLAGLVGLTASVPLGGLADRRDPRSLRAVLQLAQAVVAAAYLLVGSFPVFLLVATLDALLISGNLAVRAALVAAVGGPEGRVYAFATLRAVANLGVALGAGLAAFALVADTGWAYRLLVLGNVATYLVSAALIMRLPAYPPARQPLRQRAGRALRDKPFLAVAGASAVLSVHHVALTLVLPLWVVAHTDAPPVTVSALLLVNTLLTVLLAVRLSGSARHAVPAATTMRRAGLVLAAGMLLWAATAVVPTPVAIGLLLGATVIYTVGDLWHAGAGAALAYDLAAPDALGAYQGVDGLLAGLVRAAGPALLTWLIIDGGPVGWLALAGLLALTGLAVPPLTRRALADRADRADRTERTERADRSPHPV; encoded by the coding sequence ATGGGCATCACGGCGGAGGTTCGCGGCCGTTGGCGGTCGCTGTCGCCGCTGCCGCCGCCCGGTCGGTTGCGCACCCTGTCGCTGGCCACCCTCGCCAACACGGTCGGCACGGGGCTGTGGGTGACGGGTGCGGCGCTCTTCCTCACCCGCGCCGTGGGGCTGACCCCGACCGAGGTGGGGCTCGGGCTCACTCTCGCCGGCCTGGTCGGGCTCACTGCCAGCGTGCCGCTCGGCGGGCTCGCCGACCGACGTGACCCCCGGAGCCTCCGCGCCGTCCTGCAACTGGCGCAGGCGGTTGTCGCCGCCGCGTACCTGCTGGTCGGCTCTTTCCCGGTCTTTCTGCTGGTGGCCACACTGGACGCTCTGCTGATCTCCGGCAACCTCGCCGTCCGCGCCGCGCTGGTCGCGGCGGTGGGCGGCCCCGAGGGCCGGGTGTACGCCTTCGCCACCTTGCGCGCGGTGGCCAATCTGGGCGTGGCGCTCGGTGCGGGGCTGGCCGCGTTCGCGCTGGTGGCGGACACCGGGTGGGCGTACCGACTGTTGGTGCTCGGCAACGTCGCCACCTATCTCGTCTCGGCGGCGCTGATCATGCGGCTCCCGGCGTACCCGCCGGCCCGGCAACCACTGCGGCAGAGAGCCGGCCGGGCGTTGCGCGACAAGCCGTTCCTCGCGGTCGCCGGCGCCTCGGCGGTGCTCTCCGTGCACCACGTGGCGTTGACGCTGGTGCTGCCGCTGTGGGTGGTGGCGCACACCGATGCGCCTCCGGTGACGGTTTCCGCCCTCCTGCTGGTCAACACGCTGCTCACCGTGCTGCTCGCCGTACGGCTCAGCGGGAGCGCTCGGCATGCGGTGCCGGCGGCGACGACGATGCGCCGGGCGGGGTTGGTGCTCGCGGCCGGGATGCTGCTCTGGGCCGCGACCGCCGTCGTGCCCACCCCGGTGGCGATCGGCCTGCTGCTGGGCGCGACGGTGATCTACACCGTGGGCGACCTGTGGCACGCCGGGGCCGGGGCGGCGCTGGCCTACGACCTCGCCGCCCCGGACGCCCTCGGCGCCTACCAGGGGGTCGACGGACTGCTCGCCGGGCTGGTCCGCGCTGCCGGCCCGGCCCTGCTGACCTGGTTGATCATCGACGGCGGCCCGGTCGGCTGGCTGGCGCTGGCGGGTTTGCTCGCGCTCACCGGCCTCGCCGTGCCGCCACTCACCCGCCGCGCCCTGGCCGACCGCGCCGATCGCGCTGACCGCACCGAACGCACCGAACGCGCTGACCGGTCACCGCACCCGGTCTGA
- a CDS encoding HNH endonuclease signature motif containing protein, protein MLEELTHAETAVADCLDAPAWALPEHDLVAALDAAHRLEQRLAAVKLTLVRELDGRGTGTTQDASSTVVWLRDRLRLSVSAARRLVDLAGALDAGAPGVRAALASGDISVEQARVIGDTVSTVHTAAGAEAAGKAVGVLVEWAGQFEPTLLRKLGTRILDHVAPEVAEAAARAALEAEARRASRDRHVTLSELSDGRLRLSGSLDAEAAGLLRAAIDPLTAPSGPDDPRCPGQRRHDALADLCRLALRTGELPEHGGDPAQLVVTTSFETLARQLDAGTLDTDLRLTPETVRRLACDAAILPAVLGGAGQTLDVGRQRRLVTGPLRRALVLRDRGCAFPGCDRPPRWCDAHHIHHWADGGSTSLTNAVLLCAHHHRHVHRGEWTVRLGGDGWPEFVPPAWLDPDRLARRNQYHRRT, encoded by the coding sequence ATGTTGGAGGAGTTGACGCATGCGGAGACGGCGGTCGCCGACTGCCTCGACGCACCGGCGTGGGCTCTTCCGGAGCACGACCTCGTCGCGGCGCTCGACGCCGCGCACCGACTCGAGCAACGCCTGGCCGCGGTCAAGCTGACCCTCGTGCGGGAGCTGGACGGTCGAGGCACCGGGACCACGCAGGACGCATCCTCGACGGTGGTGTGGCTGCGGGACCGGCTGCGGCTCAGCGTCTCCGCCGCTCGCCGGCTGGTCGATCTCGCCGGCGCGTTGGACGCCGGAGCGCCAGGCGTGCGCGCTGCTCTGGCCAGCGGTGATATCAGCGTCGAGCAGGCCCGGGTCATCGGCGACACGGTCAGCACGGTGCACACGGCCGCCGGCGCCGAGGCGGCCGGGAAGGCGGTCGGCGTCCTGGTCGAGTGGGCCGGGCAGTTCGAGCCGACCCTGCTGCGCAAGCTGGGCACCCGCATCCTCGATCACGTCGCCCCGGAGGTCGCCGAAGCCGCCGCCCGGGCGGCGCTGGAGGCCGAGGCCCGCCGAGCCAGCCGGGATCGCCATGTCACGCTGTCCGAGCTGTCGGACGGCCGGCTGCGGCTGTCCGGCAGCCTGGACGCTGAGGCGGCCGGCCTGCTGCGCGCCGCGATCGACCCCCTGACCGCACCGTCCGGTCCGGACGATCCGCGTTGTCCCGGGCAACGCCGGCACGACGCGCTCGCCGACCTCTGCCGGCTTGCCCTGCGCACCGGCGAGTTGCCCGAGCACGGCGGCGACCCCGCCCAACTCGTCGTCACCACAAGCTTCGAGACGTTGGCCCGGCAGCTCGACGCCGGCACTCTCGACACCGATCTTCGGCTCACCCCGGAGACGGTTCGCCGGCTCGCCTGCGACGCGGCGATCCTGCCCGCTGTCCTCGGCGGCGCCGGTCAGACGCTCGACGTGGGCAGGCAGCGTCGGCTCGTCACCGGCCCCCTGCGACGCGCCCTGGTCCTGCGCGACCGCGGCTGCGCCTTCCCGGGCTGCGACCGCCCGCCCCGCTGGTGCGACGCCCACCACATCCACCACTGGGCCGACGGCGGCAGCACGAGCCTGACCAACGCCGTGCTGCTCTGCGCCCACCATCACCGACACGTCCACCGTGGCGAGTGGACCGTCCGGCTCGGCGGCGACGGTTGGCCCGAATTCGTCCCGCCGGCCTGGCTCGATCCCGACCGGCTCGCCCGCCGCAACCAGTACCACCGGCGAACGTGA
- a CDS encoding HAD family hydrolase, whose product MINAIFFDVGGTILDESHEFAAWADWLGVPRHTFSAVFGAVIARGLDYQETFRAFRPDFDLAVELERRAAAGQPESFGEEDLYPDARSCLTSLREQGLVVGLAGNQPAHAESTLRALDLPVDLIGTSHGWGVAKPSPAFFERVVREGGGDASSILYVGDRPDNDARPAQEAGMKTCLIRRSPWGHILDMPAVSERCLFRIDSLDELPTLVAKHNAAGG is encoded by the coding sequence GTGATCAATGCGATTTTCTTCGATGTCGGCGGGACGATTCTCGACGAGTCCCACGAGTTCGCCGCCTGGGCCGACTGGCTCGGCGTTCCACGGCACACGTTCTCGGCGGTCTTCGGTGCGGTGATCGCCCGGGGCCTGGACTATCAGGAGACGTTCCGGGCCTTCCGGCCGGACTTCGATCTCGCGGTCGAGTTGGAGCGCCGCGCGGCCGCCGGTCAGCCGGAGTCGTTCGGCGAAGAGGACCTCTACCCGGACGCACGATCGTGCCTGACCTCGTTGCGGGAGCAGGGCCTGGTGGTGGGCCTGGCCGGCAACCAGCCAGCGCACGCCGAGTCGACCCTTCGGGCGCTCGACCTACCTGTCGACCTGATCGGCACGTCGCACGGTTGGGGGGTGGCGAAGCCGTCACCGGCCTTCTTCGAGCGGGTCGTTCGTGAGGGCGGCGGTGACGCGTCGTCGATTCTGTACGTCGGCGACCGACCCGACAACGACGCCCGCCCGGCTCAGGAGGCCGGGATGAAGACGTGCCTGATCCGGCGCTCACCGTGGGGTCACATCCTCGACATGCCGGCCGTGTCCGAACGGTGCCTGTTCCGGATCGACTCGCTGGACGAACTCCCCACTTTGGTCGCGAAGCACAACGCGGCCGGCGGTTAG